AATGAGTTCCGAAGTTAATGATTTTAAATCATTCAGGTCATTTCGCATGTCGAAAAGGATTTTATACATAATCTCTCTTTCAGAATTAAATTCCGAATTCGAAATTCCAGCACCGTTTTTCTGCACCACAGCCGGCAAATTTGTAGTAGTGGGAATATATTCAGCCAGTTTCACAGAATTTACGGTTCTGTTTTGCTCTACTACGGTCATCTGTTCCACAAGATTCCTCAACTGTCGGATGTTTCCGGGGAAAGGATATTTCTCGAGGTAATTCACCGCATCATCTGTCAGTACAAGTTCCGGCATTCTGTATTTTTCAGCGAAATCTACCGCGAACTTCCGGTAAAGCAAATGAATATCTCCTTTTCTTTCCCTTAAAGGCGGCATGTCGATCTGAACCGTATTTAAGCGGTAATATAAATCTTCACGAAACCTTCCGTCGTGGATTGCATTAAGCATATTGACATTTGTTGCTGCTACAATTCTTACATCCGTTTTCTGAATCTGGGAAGAACCTACTTTCATAAATTCACCGCTTTCTAAAACACGCAGTAAACGCACTTGAGTTTGCAGCGGCAGTTCACCTACTTCATCAAGGAAAATTGTTCCTCCATCTGCGACTTCAAAATATCCTTTTCTGGTAGATGTTGCGCCGGTGAAGGCTCCTTTTTCATGACCGAAAAGTTCAGAATCAATGGTTCCCTCCGGAATTGCACCGCAGTTTACAACAATATAGGGCTGGTGTTTTCTTCTTGATTCACCGTGGATAATCTTCGGGATAAATTCTTTTCCAACACCGGATTCCCCCATCACCAATACGGAAATATCGGTTGGTGCAACCTGAATAGCTTTTTCCAAAGCACGGTTAAGCGCAGGATAATTTCCGATGATTCCGAAACGTGTTTTCAGTGATTGTAAATCGGTCATTTTTTAAAATTCAAAGTTTGCAAAAAGTTGTAGAGATTTACTTTTGGATCAAATTACACCGTAATCTCAGCTGCGGTTGTCCCCAAAAGTGTTCCCTGTGTATTGCCGTGAACAAAAACAGACACAATGTCGCCTAATTTCTGACCTTCGAGTTTATCAAAAACACAGACAGCGTTCTGCGAATTGCGGCCTTTCCACTGGTTTTCGTTTTTTCTTGAAGTACCTTCGATCAGCACTTCATGAATTCTGCCAACATAACCCTGCATTCTTGTGCGTGAAAGTTCGCCCTGAAGTGCGATGACTTCTGCCAAACGTCTCTGCTTCACATCCGCAGGAACATCGTCTTCCATTTTTTTGTGAGCGGGAGTTCCCGGTCTTTCGGAGTAAGCAAACATATACCCGTAATCGTATTCTACGTCCCTCATAAGTGAAAGCGTAAGTTGGTGATCTTCTTCCGTTTCGCCGCAAAATCCAATGATCATGTCCTGAGAAAATGAAATATCGGGAACAATTTCTTTACCTTTTTTGATGAGGTCTAAATATTCCTGACGTGTGTGCTGGCGGTTCATTTTTTCTAAAATCCGGTCGCTTCCGCTTTGAACCGGAAGATGCACATATTTACAGATATTGTTATGTTTCGCAATCACCCGGAAAACCTCTTCTGTCATTTCGTGTGGATTTGACGTTGAAAAACGGATTCTCATTTCAGGTACTGCAACGGCAACCATATCAAGAAGTTGTGCGAAGTTCACCGCGGTGAGTTTCTGCATTTCGGTAGCGTTTTTGAAATCCTTTTTGGGGCCGCCTCCGTACCAAAGGTAGGAGTCAACGTTTTGTCCCAAAAGTGTGATTTCCTTATAACCGCTGTTCCATAAATCCCTGCACTCATTGATAATTGAGTGCGGATCGCGGCTTCTTTCGCGTCCCCGGGTAAAAGGAACTACACAAAATGTACACATATTATCGCAGCCCCGGGTAATGGTAACAAATGCGGTAACGCCATTTCCACCCAATCGCACTGGATTGATGTCGGCGTAGGTTTCTTCTTTGGAAAGAATTACATTAATGGCATCGCGTCCTCCATCGGTTTCTTTTAAAAGGTTTGGTAAATCTCTGTAGGCATCGGGTCCCACAACTAAATCAACCAATTGTTCCTCTTCGAGGAATTTGGTTTTTAAGCGCTCGGCCATACAGCCAAGCACGCCCACCGTAAGATTGGGTTTTGCTTTTTTTAGATTTTTGAACTGCGACAAACGCATTCTTACCGTTTGCTCTGCTTTTTCACGGATGGAACATGTGTTCAGAAGAATTAAATCAGCTTCTTCCTGATTACGCGTCGTGTTATAACCCTGCTCATTAAGGATGGATGCAACAATCTCGGAATCAGAGAAATTCATCTGACAGCCGTAACTTTCGAGAAAAAGTTTTTTAGTGTTTTGGGGTTTTTCTGCGATGGCGAAGGCTTCCCCCTGCTTGGTTTCGTCTATATATTTTTCCTGCACTTTTGTAGATTTTAGGTGGTTTGAAATTTAGAAATTACCTGAAAATGCAACAGCCAAATTCTCTTTATTCAACCCGAAAGATTAAAGCGCAAAGATAATAATTTTAGTGACAGAATGGCAGGATATTTAATCCATTTTAAATGCTAAAGGTAATCTGAAGCGATATCTCACTGGAATTCCGTGGATGTTTCCAGGAGTCCATTTGTTGCGGATCTGCGATATTCCTTTAACTACCATATCGTCAAAAGCTTTTAGGCCTGAAGATTCCGCCAGCTGTATATTGCTTATTTTCCCGTCCGGTTCTACAATAAAAGTTACCTCAAGTCTGAAAGTTCCGTTAAAAGTAAAGCGCGATAAGTCAATGCTTTGAAAGACCTTCTTTCGGAAATTATTAATCCCACCCTCATATGTTGCCATTTCCATATCGTTTACAGGATCGTAACCTTCCGGTAATTCTTGAAACAGTTCATGAGGAATGATCCAGAAACTTGTAACGGCGGCAACTTTATTACCATCTACAAGAGCTGGATTCCAACCGGTTAAGTATTTGGCAACCTCTTTTGTAAGTTCAAATGCACATTTGTTTTTCTCCAGACTTTCAGAGTCTTCGCTTTTAACATACTTGATCTTCTTGTCGGGATACACTACAATCCGGAAACTGAAAGCTTCTTTTTTATTTTCGCAGGGCTGGAGTTTTTTATCTTTCAGGACCTGATGAAAGTCTTTGTAAAACTGAACATTCCCGCCAGTATAATCCGTTTGTCCGGCAGGGTACTGCTCGTATATGTCTTGTGCAAAAGAATTTGAGTAAAGTATAAGTAAGATAAAAATAAAGTAATAGCGCATTTTAAAAATCTTAATATTCAGGATCAGTAGTAGCAGTTAAATGGTATTTATAGCGGAAATCTACGGGAATGCCGTTAACTGTTGCGGGTTTCCATTTTTTCTTCATGCTTTTAAAGGCGTAAAAAAGCATACGGTCAAATTCTTCCAGTCCGGTTTTTTTGGTCAACACAATATCTTCCAGTTTACCCTCTTTGGTGATGATAAACTCTGCTTCTATCGTGAAACGGTCTTCCCACCGAAACCTTTTCAGGTCCAGATTTGACTTCAGCTGTTTCCAGAAATGGTTCATATGGTCTTCGCCGGCATTATTGTAAACGGGAGTTGTCACCGCCGGAGAATATTGGGCATTATTTTCCTCGAAAATCTGGTCCGGAAAAATCATAAAACGTGCAATAGCAGGCTGTGGGGTACCATTTATAATTGCAGGATTCCATTTTGTCTGGTATTTCGCAGCTTCACGTGCAAGATCAGAGGCGCATTTGTTATCGGCTAAGTAATTGGGATGCTGGTCTTTGATAAAATTGATCGATGCATCAGCATTAATTAAAACCGAAAATTGGTAGAACTGTGATTTATCTGCGCAGGGCTGCAGCTTTTTTTCTAAAACAATGTCGTGAAAGTCTTTGTAATAAGCCTCGTAACCGCCGATATAAGGAGATTGAGCCGTAGGAAATTCGTGAACAGTTTGAGCCGACAGGAAAAGCGGAAATGCTAATAAAGGCCAGAGCAGCTGTTGTTTCATAGGGGTTTTTCGCTTAAGTATTTGAAAAAGACATAGGCATTCTAAACTTAAATCTTACCGGTACTCCGTGCAAAGTCGCTGGTTTCCACTTGTTTTTTATCTTTTTAATGCTGCGCAGAATCATCTCATCGTATTCTTTGAGACCAGATGAATTTTCCAGCTTCAAATTTTCCATTTCGCCTTTCTCATCCAGTACAAACAAAACCGTGACAGTTACTTTTCCTTTACCCTTTACGTAGAAGTCCTGAGGATCGGTCCTTTTCATAACTTCTTTCCTGAAAGCATCAATTCCACCCTCAAAAGTGGGCAATACTATTAAATCCTCAGCATTATACCCGGCTTTGAAGTTGTTGAAAAAAGCATCCGGATAAATATAGTATTGTTCTACAGCTGCTTTCGGGCTGCCATCGATTTTAGCCGAAACCCATCCAGGCATATTTTTTACAACTTCTTTTGTAATTTCCCGGGCACATTTGTTTTCAGATTTCTGTAATTTTTCGGGGTCATAAAGGACCGCTGTGTCATTTTCCAGCACTACAACATATGCGGATAGAAATTCATTTTTGTTGTCGCAGGGTTTAAGTTTTTTCTCAAGCAGTACTTTCTGAAAATCTTTATAAAAATTTGTTTTGCCTCCGAGGTAGCTGTGCTGATCGTTGGGAAAAGTTATGAGTTGAGTTTGGCCGCTTAAAAAAGTACTGATAAACAGAAGAAAATAGAATAATTTCATTCAATAATATTTTCCTAAATATAAAAAAAACTTTGCACCGAATGCAAAGTTTAATTTTTTAAAGATCGAAACTTTCTGTCCTGAAATTTATTTTCTGTCTCAGCTTAGAATCGACCGGCGAACCGTTGCAGTTTGCAGGCGTAAATTTGGGATTCATCTTCCTTAATGCGAGTTCAATGTCACGGTAAAGAAGGTTGCTGTTCGGAACTTCGGGTTTTAATTCCAAACGCTGCAGATTTCCGTTTTTACTGATGTTGATGATCAGCTCGAAAGTACCGTTCACTGAATAAAATCCTGTATCCAGATAACCGCGCATATTCGTTAAAAGCGTCTGTTTGAAAGCATTTTCGCCACCCGGAAACTGGGCGTAAACCGCATTTTCGCATTTTAGTCTGTAAAATTCGAGCGGATTATTGATGTCGTAAGAAATCGCCAGTTTGCCTCCTTCTGTAGTGTTTTCTGAAATGTCGTTATCCTCAACAAGGTATTGCGCATTTAAAAACGTACAGGAAAGAATAAACAGTAATGCTAATTTTTTCATTGCTTTAAATTTTGATTAAAGTTACCGCTTTTCTGAAAGAACTTAAAATTTTCAGCCCGCTTTTAATCGCCGTGATCAAAATGGTCTGTAGTGAAATTTATTTTGAGAACATATTTAGATTCTATCGGTACATCATTTTTCTTGGCAGGGATCCATCTGGTTTTAACTCTTTTCATCGCGAACTGCATGTCGTCAATAAACATCTCGCTGTATTTCACCTGTGGATATACCTGTACATTTTTAATCTTTCCGTTCACATCAATGGTGAACATAAATTGAAATAATCCGTTGACTGCATATTTCCGGAGATCGATATATGCGTTGATCATTTCAAAGAGTTCAGCGCGGTAGGCGTCTTCGCCGCCGGGAAACTTCGCTCTTTCGATAAAGGTTATTTTGGGTTGGTTCTCCTCTTCTGCTGTTTGGGAAAAAACGGCTGCGGGAAAAAGAAAGAGTAAAAATAGAAGTTTTCGCATTGCATGAATTTCCATTAAAAATAGAAAAACTTTGCAATTACTTACAAAGTTTTTCCCAAATTCTAAAAGCAGTTTATAAAACCTCGATTTGATTTTTCAGTAAATCTTCGAACTCATCGCGTTTTCTGATCAGGTGAGCTTTACCGTCAAGAAATAAAACTTCTGCAGGCTTCAGTCTGGAGTTGAAGTTGGAGCTCATTTCGAAACCGTAAGCGCCGGCGTTACGGAAAACCAATATATCGCCTTCGCGGACTTCGTTTAGCTTTCTGTCCCATGCAAAAGTATCGGTTTCGCAGATATTACCTACTACGGTGTAAATTCTTTCTGCACCTTTTGGGTTCGAAAGATTTTCGATGATGTGATACGAATCGTAGAACATAGGACGGATCAAATGGTTGAAACCTGAATTTATTCCCGCAAAAACCGTCGCTGTAGTTTGCTTGATGACATTGGTTTTCACGATAAGATGACCGCTTTCGCTTACAAGGTATTTCCCCGGCTCAAACCAGAGTTCGAATTTTTTTCCGGAGTTTTTAGAAAATTCTGCCACTGCTTTTTCCACTTTTTTTCCTAATGCTTTCACATCGGTTTCCATATCGCCTTCCTGATAAGGTACTTTGAAACCGCTTCCCATGTCCAGATATTTCAAATTCGGGAAATGTTCCGCCAGTTCGAACATGATTTCCAGTCCCTGAAGGAAGACATCGGGATCTTTGATTTCACTTCCAGTGTGCATGTGAAGTCCTTCGACATTGATATTGGTGGTTTTCATTACCCTTTCAATATGACGAAGCTGGTGAATTGAAATCCCGAATTTAGAATCGATGTGTCCGGTAGAAATTTTATAATTGCCGCCGGCAAAAATATGCGGATTGATTCTGACGAAAATCGGGTAAGCATCACCATATTTATTCCCGAACTGTTCCAAAATCGAAATATTATCGATATTGATGTGAACTTTCAGCGTCATGGCTTCCTCAATTTCAGCAAGATCTACACAATTCGGCGTGAAAAGAATTTTCTTCGCATCAAAACCTGCTTTTAGACCTAATTTTACTTCATTAATAGAGACGCAGTCTAAACTTCCGCCCAGGTTTTTCACATATTTTAAAATATTAATATTCGAAAGTGCTTTACAAGCATAGAAAAACCGAGTGCTCTTATGGAAAGAAGAGGTTAGTTTTTCGTACTGAATTTTAATAGATTCTGCGTCGTAAACGTAGGTGGGTGTACCGAACTGTTCGGCAATTTTCAATAAATCTTTATTGTTCATTTTTATGGTGATTTTACATTAAAAAAGCAAGCCCAAATAGAGCTTGCTTGAATATTTTACAGATCAAAATTTGCAGCTCCTAAACACCAATATTTTCCTTAGAGAAAAACTTTTTCCCCTTAGAAGCAACCTGTTTTATTGATGTAAATCTGATCATATTTAAATTTCTGTTTTTAAGATTTTTGGCAAAATTAAATGTTTTTATTTAATTGGGCATTATTTTATTTTTCCGGTGTCGGAATTATTTCAAAATCCTCTCTCAGCAAAGCAAGTTTAAAATCATTCTCAAGGTCCGTGGTTTTAGTATCCAGATCGATTTTTATGGCTGCGATTTTTTTCCAGGTGTTGATTTGCGTATGAAGTTCGTAGAAACCATAAGCGGTCACATTGCCCTTTTCAAAAATCATAAAGGATTTTTCACCTAAAGTTCGGCCAGCAGACAACCACATTTCGTTGCGGTTTTTCAGACTTGTGGCTTTCTGCAGCTGATTTACATCAGCATACTTTTCCTGGGTTTTGATGAAACTCACGGCCTTCAGTCCTTGTGTAAAAGAAGTGAATTTTAAAAGTGGAGTATCTTCTTTTTTGGTGGCTATTTTTTCAACTACGTATTTTCCACCCTTATGGTATAACCCGAACGGATGATTTTCCCGCTTGCGCAAACCTTTGGTTTTCATCATAAGTTTTGCCAGAATATTATTTCCAGTAAGTTCATAATGAATTTGCACAACATCTTCCTGTAGCTGTATCCAGCGTTTGGATTTGGAGTTAAACAGCATTTTGGCGAACTTACTCAGGTCTTCTACAAAATCGGAATGTATAATTTTTCCTTCGGCGTTCTGCAAATAAATGATTCCTCTCTCGGAAGGTAAATCCTGCGTGAGTTCCTTGATTTTATTGAAGTACGTTTTCGCATTTAATTCATCATGGTGCTGCTGTATGATTTCTGAATCTTTATCCTTAATCATCAGGAGTTTAAAGAGGTCAAGTGTTGCCCGAGCGTCGCCGGAAGCCCGATGGTGATCTACGAGCGGGATTCCTAATGATTTCACCAGTTTGCCGAGAGAATAACTTTCTGCTTCAGGTATCAGTTTCTTAGCCAGCGGAATAGTGTCTAACGTGTTGATTTTAAATTCATAACCTAATCTTTTGAATTCCTGACGAAGCATCCGGTAATCGAATTCAATATTATGTCCAACCAATGTCGTGTTTTCGGTAATTTCAACGATTCTTCTGGCGATTTCGGGAAATTTCGGTGCAGTTTTCACCATTTTTGGCGAAATTTTGGTGAGTTTCTGCACAAACGGGGTGATTTCGCTTTCAGGATTTACCAAAGAAATAAACTGGTCTACGATTTCGTGACCATCATATCTGTACACTGCAATTTCAATAATGCTTTCTTTTCTGAAACCTGCTCCGTTACTTTCTATATCAATTACTGAATACATTTTGTCTTTTTCTGGCATTAGCTTTTGGAGAATCCTAAGCCGGGTGCAATTTTACCTTTTTCTTCCGCCTAAACCAAACATTCCCAGAACAAATTTTGCGCCTTCGCGTGCAAGGGTTGTCGTAAAGGTTCTTCCTGCGCGGGATTTCATCACAGATTCAAACATGCCTGGTTCTTCTTTCACCGGTCTCGTTTTTTGAGTAGGCGCAGCATTCTGAACTGCCTGTTCCATTCTGCTGGTCAGCATTTCATAAGCCGAATCTTTATCCACACTTTGCTCGTATTTAGCAACCAATGCCGAACGGCTCGTAAGGTCTGCAACTTCAGCATCATTTAGAATATCCATTCTGGATTCCGGCGATATCAGATAGGTGTGCACCAAAGGAGTAGGGATTCCCTTTTCATCGAGCGCGGTAATAAACGCCTCGCCAATACCGAGATTTTGAATAAGTTCATCAGCTTTATAAAACTCAGTGATAGGATAATTATCTACAGCTTTAGAAATTTCTTTCCGGTCTTTAGCAGTAAATCCGCGAAGTGCATGCTGAATTTTCAGACCAAGCTGCGAAAGTACATTCTCGGGAACATCTCCAGGAATTTGGGTAATGAAATATATTCCCACGCCTTTCGACCGGATGAGCTTTACCATCGTTTCAATCTGGTTAAGCAGCGTTTTAGAAGCTTCCTTAAAAATAAGATGAGCCTCATCAATAAACATAACCAGTTTTGGTCTTCCGGAATCGCCTTCTTCGGGGAAATTCATATAAATTTCAGCAAAAAGCGAAAGCATGAATGTCGAGAATAACTGTGGTTTACTTTGAATATTGCCAACTCTCAGGATATTTACGACACCTTTGCCTTCTCTTTGCCGCAAAAGATCTTCAACATCAAAACTCGGTTCACCGAAAAATTGCGCGGCACCCTGCTGTTCGAGTGCAACAATTGATCGCAGAATCGCTCCTAATGAAGCCGGTGCAATAGATCCGTAATTATTCGATAGATCGGCTTTTCCCTGAGGGTTATCGG
The window above is part of the Kaistella faecalis genome. Proteins encoded here:
- a CDS encoding 3'-5' exonuclease; its protein translation is MYSVIDIESNGAGFRKESIIEIAVYRYDGHEIVDQFISLVNPESEITPFVQKLTKISPKMVKTAPKFPEIARRIVEITENTTLVGHNIEFDYRMLRQEFKRLGYEFKINTLDTIPLAKKLIPEAESYSLGKLVKSLGIPLVDHHRASGDARATLDLFKLLMIKDKDSEIIQQHHDELNAKTYFNKIKELTQDLPSERGIIYLQNAEGKIIHSDFVEDLSKFAKMLFNSKSKRWIQLQEDVVQIHYELTGNNILAKLMMKTKGLRKRENHPFGLYHKGGKYVVEKIATKKEDTPLLKFTSFTQGLKAVSFIKTQEKYADVNQLQKATSLKNRNEMWLSAGRTLGEKSFMIFEKGNVTAYGFYELHTQINTWKKIAAIKIDLDTKTTDLENDFKLALLREDFEIIPTPEK
- a CDS encoding energy transducer TonB — protein: MRYYFIFILLILYSNSFAQDIYEQYPAGQTDYTGGNVQFYKDFHQVLKDKKLQPCENKKEAFSFRIVVYPDKKIKYVKSEDSESLEKNKCAFELTKEVAKYLTGWNPALVDGNKVAAVTSFWIIPHELFQELPEGYDPVNDMEMATYEGGINNFRKKVFQSIDLSRFTFNGTFRLEVTFIVEPDGKISNIQLAESSGLKAFDDMVVKGISQIRNKWTPGNIHGIPVRYRFRLPLAFKMD
- the miaB gene encoding tRNA (N6-isopentenyl adenosine(37)-C2)-methylthiotransferase MiaB, translated to MQEKYIDETKQGEAFAIAEKPQNTKKLFLESYGCQMNFSDSEIVASILNEQGYNTTRNQEEADLILLNTCSIREKAEQTVRMRLSQFKNLKKAKPNLTVGVLGCMAERLKTKFLEEEQLVDLVVGPDAYRDLPNLLKETDGGRDAINVILSKEETYADINPVRLGGNGVTAFVTITRGCDNMCTFCVVPFTRGRERSRDPHSIINECRDLWNSGYKEITLLGQNVDSYLWYGGGPKKDFKNATEMQKLTAVNFAQLLDMVAVAVPEMRIRFSTSNPHEMTEEVFRVIAKHNNICKYVHLPVQSGSDRILEKMNRQHTRQEYLDLIKKGKEIVPDISFSQDMIIGFCGETEEDHQLTLSLMRDVEYDYGYMFAYSERPGTPAHKKMEDDVPADVKQRRLAEVIALQGELSRTRMQGYVGRIHEVLIEGTSRKNENQWKGRNSQNAVCVFDKLEGQKLGDIVSVFVHGNTQGTLLGTTAAEITV
- a CDS encoding energy transducer TonB, coding for MRKLLFLLFLFPAAVFSQTAEEENQPKITFIERAKFPGGEDAYRAELFEMINAYIDLRKYAVNGLFQFMFTIDVNGKIKNVQVYPQVKYSEMFIDDMQFAMKRVKTRWIPAKKNDVPIESKYVLKINFTTDHFDHGD
- the lysA gene encoding diaminopimelate decarboxylase; this translates as MNNKDLLKIAEQFGTPTYVYDAESIKIQYEKLTSSFHKSTRFFYACKALSNINILKYVKNLGGSLDCVSINEVKLGLKAGFDAKKILFTPNCVDLAEIEEAMTLKVHINIDNISILEQFGNKYGDAYPIFVRINPHIFAGGNYKISTGHIDSKFGISIHQLRHIERVMKTTNINVEGLHMHTGSEIKDPDVFLQGLEIMFELAEHFPNLKYLDMGSGFKVPYQEGDMETDVKALGKKVEKAVAEFSKNSGKKFELWFEPGKYLVSESGHLIVKTNVIKQTTATVFAGINSGFNHLIRPMFYDSYHIIENLSNPKGAERIYTVVGNICETDTFAWDRKLNEVREGDILVFRNAGAYGFEMSSNFNSRLKPAEVLFLDGKAHLIRKRDEFEDLLKNQIEVL
- a CDS encoding helicase HerA-like domain-containing protein; its protein translation is MADRTKFIEELSSRYTPKGEFITLGKGMLDGEVVTDVSVTIPLKTINRHGLIAGATGTGKTKTLQAFAEQLSHQGIPSLVLDIKGDFSGIAEPGEENKNIAERYAKTKLPYQPQAFPVELMTISGERGVKLRATVTEFGPILLSKILELNDTQQSIISIVFKYCDDKGLPLIDLEDLKKVLQYVTDNPQGKADLSNNYGSIAPASLGAILRSIVALEQQGAAQFFGEPSFDVEDLLRQREGKGVVNILRVGNIQSKPQLFSTFMLSLFAEIYMNFPEEGDSGRPKLVMFIDEAHLIFKEASKTLLNQIETMVKLIRSKGVGIYFITQIPGDVPENVLSQLGLKIQHALRGFTAKDRKEISKAVDNYPITEFYKADELIQNLGIGEAFITALDEKGIPTPLVHTYLISPESRMDILNDAEVADLTSRSALVAKYEQSVDKDSAYEMLTSRMEQAVQNAAPTQKTRPVKEEPGMFESVMKSRAGRTFTTTLAREGAKFVLGMFGLGGRKR
- a CDS encoding energy transducer TonB, translating into MKQQLLWPLLAFPLFLSAQTVHEFPTAQSPYIGGYEAYYKDFHDIVLEKKLQPCADKSQFYQFSVLINADASINFIKDQHPNYLADNKCASDLAREAAKYQTKWNPAIINGTPQPAIARFMIFPDQIFEENNAQYSPAVTTPVYNNAGEDHMNHFWKQLKSNLDLKRFRWEDRFTIEAEFIITKEGKLEDIVLTKKTGLEEFDRMLFYAFKSMKKKWKPATVNGIPVDFRYKYHLTATTDPEY
- a CDS encoding energy transducer TonB; the protein is MKLFYFLLFISTFLSGQTQLITFPNDQHSYLGGKTNFYKDFQKVLLEKKLKPCDNKNEFLSAYVVVLENDTAVLYDPEKLQKSENKCAREITKEVVKNMPGWVSAKIDGSPKAAVEQYYIYPDAFFNNFKAGYNAEDLIVLPTFEGGIDAFRKEVMKRTDPQDFYVKGKGKVTVTVLFVLDEKGEMENLKLENSSGLKEYDEMILRSIKKIKNKWKPATLHGVPVRFKFRMPMSFSNT
- a CDS encoding sigma-54 interaction domain-containing protein, giving the protein MTDLQSLKTRFGIIGNYPALNRALEKAIQVAPTDISVLVMGESGVGKEFIPKIIHGESRRKHQPYIVVNCGAIPEGTIDSELFGHEKGAFTGATSTRKGYFEVADGGTIFLDEVGELPLQTQVRLLRVLESGEFMKVGSSQIQKTDVRIVAATNVNMLNAIHDGRFREDLYYRLNTVQIDMPPLRERKGDIHLLYRKFAVDFAEKYRMPELVLTDDAVNYLEKYPFPGNIRQLRNLVEQMTVVEQNRTVNSVKLAEYIPTTTNLPAVVQKNGAGISNSEFNSEREIMYKILFDMRNDLNDLKSLTSELIKNRGNNDFSNQEKNLINRVFTPETQVQNANSLLYFENNNANQFQNSTIISEGSDDYGDVEDIEIEETKPDSLSLQNNERELIVKALEKHKGRRNKAADELGISQRTLYRKIKQYNLED